In Pelmatolapia mariae isolate MD_Pm_ZW linkage group LG8, Pm_UMD_F_2, whole genome shotgun sequence, one genomic interval encodes:
- the LOC134633373 gene encoding gap junction delta-3 protein-like gives MGEWSFIGGFFDILQTESPMLGRFWLVLMLVFRIVILGTVASDMFEDEQEEFTCNTLQPGCKQVCYDLAFPISQYRFWVFHIVLIATPSLLYLVYATHQHNKSANPSPSKKRSSRENREERALRTLYIITLISRIVAEIGFLFAQWYLYGFKVEAQFPCDRFPCPYTVDCFTSRPAEKTVFLLFYFAVGVISAFSSVVELLYSSRKWFCSNHKKLELYDQCDCENLHNLKQEETQEKAAVKMMSESTASSVRAKKGSVRSSYSRKVYSSGHKCKSPPGKYVSGSRLTL, from the coding sequence ATGGGTGAGTGGAGCTTCATCGGTGGATTCTTCGATATCCTCCAGACCGAGTCGCCGATGCTGGGTCGTTTCTGGCTCGTCCTCATGCTGGTGTTTAGGATAGTGATCCTGGGAACTGTGGCCAGTGACATGTTTGAGGACGAGCAGGAGGAATTTACCTGTAACACCCTCCAGCCAGGATGTAAGCAGGTGTGTTATGACTTGGCTTTCCCCATCTCCCAGTACAGATTCTGGGTGTTTCATATAGTCCTCATTGCTACACCTTCTCTGCTTTACCTCGTGTACGCCACACACCAGCATAACAAGAGTGCCAACCCCTCTCCATCGAAGAAAAGGAGCAGCAGGGAGAACAGAGAAGAAAGAGCTTTAAGGACACTCTACATTATCACTCTGATCTCCCGCATAGTTGCAGAAATCGGCTTCTTATTTGCCCAGTGGTATCTCTACGGCTTCAAGGTGGAGGCCCAGTTCCCATGTGACCGATTTCCCTGCCCCTACACGGTGGACTGCTTCACCTCCCGACCTGCAGAGAAAAcagtcttcctcctcttctacTTTGCTGTAGGGGTGATATCAGCATTTTCCAGCGTTGTGGAGCTTCTCTACAGCTCTCGAAAGTGGTTTTGCTCAAATCACAAGAAATTGGAACTATATGACCAATGTGACTGCGAGAACCTCCACAACCTCAAGCAAGAGGAGACACAGGAGAAAGCAGCAGTAAAGATGATGTCAGAAAGCACAGCCAGCAGTGTGAGGGCAAAGAAGGGATCAGTGAGAAGCAGCTACAGTCGAAAGGTCTACAGCAGTGGTCACAAGTGCAAAAGTCCACCAGGAAAATATGTGAGCGGCTCGAGGCTTACATTGTGA